A genomic stretch from Dermochelys coriacea isolate rDerCor1 chromosome 24, rDerCor1.pri.v4, whole genome shotgun sequence includes:
- the LOC119848063 gene encoding transmembrane protein 145-like codes for MTRPSAANKNFPYHVRTSQIGIVEEGAPGTKFPHHVYGNVTFISDSVPNFTELFSIPQGPVGGATNAREQVEETPTERMTSELSRPHVLLKPPLGGESQPPPYQLQAPQLHPPSGYTEYFSMHTGVHGPSRGPSPVVCPSRCRLRGPDRYRPPPIHVTPSSWVAPSCLPHGPQPPASVTPRGPPSTAAPSALMGLEWGVSGLPWECPSSPSPHSVGGLGLNEHGG; via the exons aTGACACGCCCCTCGGCTGCCAACAAGAACTTCCCGTACCATGTGCGCACCTCACAGATCGGCATCGTGGAGGAGGGGGCGCCCGGCACCAAGTTCCCCCACCACGTCTACGGCAACGTGACCTTCATCAGCGACTCCGTCCCCAACTTCACCGAGCTCTTCTCCATCCCCCAGGGCCCGGTGGGGGGTGCCACCAAC GCACGTGAGCAGGTGGAGGAGACGCCGACGGAGCGGATGACGTCAGAGCTCAGCAGGCCCCATGTGCTGCTGAAACCCCCCCTGGGGGGTGAGAGCCAGCCCCCCCCATACCAGCTACAGgccccccagctgcacccccccAGCGGCTACACCGAGTACTTCAGCATGCACACGGGGGTGCACGGCCCGTCTAGGGGCCCATCCCCCGTAGTCTGCCCCAGCCGCTGCAGACTGAGGGGGCCGGACCGCTACAGGCCCCCCCCCATCCATGTAACCCCTTCCTCCTGGGTAGCTCCTTCATGCCTCCCTCAtggcccccagcctcctgcctcagTGACCCCACGGGGCCCCCCCAGCACGGCTGCCCCCAGCGCGCTgatggggctggagtggggggtgagTGGCCTCCCATGGGAGTgtcccagctccccttccccccacagtgtgggggggctgggactgAATGAACATGGGGGTTGA
- the LOC122457425 gene encoding uncharacterized protein LOC122457425, giving the protein MTERGEGAGLMGAGPVSPPAERPAAPARGGTSETGAQSGRAGPLPPRSPARSMVPRTALASRLAAPGSESATGRASGLAHGAPRRPLSPAMDGAAPPSRSPGPLLALALALALSGARWAGAGDCKGQRQVLRGPEGFVSDGPGNYSVNGNCEWLIEAPSSRHHPCLHAEERNLDALDANHALACTKPFRRPTQLFMATAGGRKGLLASSQRISNWITSCIRTRYGQARVQLPPSDVGRVASWSSVHMFPVHYAVTQQARADAGRGRGVL; this is encoded by the exons ATGACTgagcggggggaaggggcggggctgatgggggcggggcctgtttCTCCTCCGGCGGAGCGCCCTGCCGCACCAGCTCGGGGCGGAACCAGCGAGACGGGAGCCCAgagcggccgggccgggcccctcCCGCCGCGCAGCCCCGCCCGCTCTATGGTTCCGCGCACCGCTCTGGCCTCGCGTCTCGCTGCTCCCGGCTCGGAGTCCGCCACGGGCAGAGCGAGCGG GTTGGCTCATGGAGCCCCCCGACGCCCGCTGAGCCCGGCGATGGATGGCGCCGCgcccccttcccgcagccccggCCCGCTGCTGGCCCTGGCTCTGGCGCTGGCGCTGAGCGGGGCCCGCTGGGCCGGCGCCGGAGACTGCAAGGGGCAGCGCCAGGTGCTGCGGGGCCCCGAGGGGTTCGTCAGCGACGGGCCGGGCAACTACTCTGTGAACGGGAACTGCGAGTGGCTGATAGAAG cccccagcagccGGCACCAC CCGTGCTTGCATGCTGAGGAGAGGAACCTGGATGCCCTGGACGCCAATCATGCCCTGGCATGTACCAAGCCCTTCCGCAGGCCGACCCAGCTCTTCATGGCGACAGCAGGCGGGAGGAAGGGGCTCCTGGCGTCCTCGCAGAGGATCTCCAACTGGATCACCTCCTGCATCCGTACCCGTTATGGGCAGGCCCGGGTCCAGCTGCCGCCGTCA GACGTTGGCAGGGTCGCGTCGTGGTCCTCGGTTCACATGTTCCCGGTGCATTACGccgtcacccagcaggccagggcCGATGCTGGGCGCGGCAGAGGTGTGTTGTAA